Proteins from a genomic interval of Candidatus Nomurabacteria bacterium:
- the rplQ gene encoding 50S ribosomal protein L17, translating to MANAFKGRKFGRKRDQRAALLAGLSTQLILNHSIKTTLGKAKELRPHVEKLVTLAKKNTLASRRLVISRLDNNVEAAHYLVDVIVPSVSERNSGYLRITREENRRGDNAEMARISFADEIKEVVTPTPAKKEVKKPAVAAKTSSKKAPSKKKVSTK from the coding sequence ATGGCCAACGCATTCAAAGGAAGAAAATTTGGTAGAAAGCGCGATCAGCGTGCCGCTCTTCTTGCTGGCCTTTCTACTCAGCTTATTCTTAACCACTCTATTAAGACTACTCTTGGCAAGGCTAAAGAGCTCCGACCTCATGTCGAAAAGCTAGTAACTCTTGCTAAAAAGAATACTCTTGCCTCTCGTCGTTTAGTTATCTCCCGTTTAGATAACAATGTTGAGGCAGCTCACTACTTAGTTGATGTAATCGTTCCTTCAGTCTCAGAAAGAAACAGCGGTTACTTAAGAATCACTAGAGAAGAAAACAGAAGAGGCGACAATGCCGAGATGGCCAGAATCAGTTTTGCAGATGAGATTAAAGAAGTCGTAACTCCAACTCCAGCTAAAAAAGAAGTCAAAAAGCCTGCAGTTGCAGCAAAGACTTCATCTAAAAAAGCCCCATCTAAAAAGAAAGTGAGTACTAAGTAA